In Nicotiana tabacum cultivar K326 chromosome 10, ASM71507v2, whole genome shotgun sequence, the DNA window AGAGCTTGTAGGTTTCTTGAGGCACTTTGCTCCTTTGATTTTAAGTCTACCTTATCCCTTTTTATTATCATCAATCTTCACACTATCGCACCTTTTAGTCCCATGATGTTGAGTAACAAACCCATAGTTACTGTGAACTTGCAAATGGAGAAACAAATGGTTGTTATCTCTTCCTTCTCTTTGCAAAGACTACATTATTACATAATTGGAATCCCCATCTCTGTAGAATATCCTTTTGTGAGCAAAAGAAAATCACTAAGATTCATGATTTGAGCACATATATGTATAACTATGCGATCACCACTGTGGTAAGCATACATCAACAACTATATTTATTATGCATATATTCTCACTTAGGACATCCAGATGCTTGATAAAATGATGGTTTTCTTGATCTCCTATGCTTGAAATGATTTTTTTCCTCTGGTAATGTAATTCAGGTACAATGACATTGCTAAACATGGGTTTTTCGCTTTGGAGAATTATGGGGCTCGTGATACTAAGTTGTCTGATCAAAAGGAGTCCCAAACTTTGCAAAGCACAGTTCATAGGGAAAAATCAACTGATCTTGAAGGGTATGGTTCTACTTTTTGCTGGTTAATGTACACTGGAGCAATATTTTCCCACTTCAGAGAATATCTTCCATGTAGAGATGTGCCTGCTATTCACCAATTGTgacttctattttatttttatatttcatgCAGGTTTATGATCAGTATAGCGGAGCAACTTTATTCAGTCCTCTTACTGACTTTCTTCTTCGTGGAGGTTAACTACTTTTATACATATCTTTGGTTCTCCCTTTATTAAATTCATGTCTTCAAGAATACAATTGGATACTGCAGGTTTATGTTACTGGACTTATCCCTTACATCGGGAAAGCTCTAAATTTTATGCTTCTGTCATGGATGTATGCATACTATTGTTTTGAGTAAGTGCTGCTTTTTATCTCAATATTGCTAGTTACTGTTCATTCGAATGTTCATAAAAATTGCCTAACTTTCCAGGTATAAGTGGAATCTTTCTGGACTAAGTTTAGACAAGAGGCTGGACTTCTTCGAATCAAACTGGGCATTTTTTGCTGGTTTCGGTACTACATTTCCTTCAATCGATTTCACTCATTTCAATGGTTTGTTTTATCAGTCATGTACAAAGATATGACAGTTTTCTTAAAACCCTCATGAGCACTCTTAGTTTTGACTAATTTCGACATTGTTTTCCTCATATTAATATCTCGAACCAAATTGCTTGTACCAGTATTACAAAATTCGCCCATTGGTGTCCTTGAATGACTTGTTGGTAATTGTCAAGCTTCTGTTCATATCATTAGTAAACATTTGAAACAGAAGTTCTCCTCAGTCGAAACGACAGTGTGAAAGGTCATGCAGTCACATTCTTGTTTAGAGTTTTTTTAACCCTCTAGATCGTGTGAGACCTTTTTCTATTTTAACACATAGTACTGTTTATCATTTGAGCATTTACTTTTAAGTGACATGGATCATCTTTCTTGCAAAAATTAATCTGCCATTCAACTTTCCAGGAAATCCCTGTGTCTTGGCAATATTTTTGTTCTCTCCGCTAGTGAGCTATGGGGTTATGGCTATACTGTTTCCACTGGTAAATACAAAGTTCCAATCTCTGTGTTACTTAGCTAGTTCTTTTGTTTATAACAAGGTTTATGTGATGATGGCAAGCTGTTATTTTGCTTTTTTTGCTGTTTCTGTATCTGCTTATGACTTTTAACCTTTTCTGCATGAATCTTATCGCGGGGGTGTCTTATGACTAGAGCCAGTTTTAAGAAAACAGTGTAATGACACGCACCAACCATGTGGTGGCAAGTGATTTTTGTTCTAAATacaattttttttcatatttattttcattttacttttggtttccttttctttcttttttctttctctttttccttttattctcCTCTTGCAGCCTTGTCAACATTACCGCCACCACTGCCATAACGACCACCTCCACCTTCTGCTTCAACgccacttcttcttcttctccagcgCCACCCCCCCACCCCCCTCCCCAAATTCCGCCAAGCTCACCAAGCCATCTCCACTGCCGCTGAAGCTTACTGGACTCCGTCAAAGACCCATCGCTCTTTCCCCTTAATATTCCACTTCCAGAAAGCTCCAACTTCTGCCACCATCCGCCGCCTTTCCACCAGCAATCTCACCATCTCCAACAAAACCCACTATTGAAAGGGGCCCGGCCAACAAACCGTTGGCCGACCACCATTGTTTGACCCCACTACCAACACAATCATGAACAAGAACAAAATATTCCTTCATTACCTTGACAAAATGTGAGCACAAGAAGTCTCTGAATGGAGAATGGAGAAGAATGGAGCACAAGAAGGCCGTTGggctgattttctttctttctttctgggAGAGAGAAGAATGGACAGTGACGAAgacaagagaaggaaaaaaaaaaagattaaagaaaaaagcaaaataaaaagaaaaaaacaggaAAATACATATAATAATTAAAAATCCtgcaaaaataatttattgaacTTTTTCTTTGTTATACACTCTCTATGCCAGGTGGCCGAGAAAGGTGGTAAAAATACTACTTCGTTCAAGGGGGTACTATAACCCCTGCAAAGTTTAAGTGTCTTTTTGAAAATCAGGTACTAGTTTAGGAGGGTCTTTATATTCTCCCAAACATAAAAGGAGATTCTGGAAAGCTGCTAGAAAACTACCAATGGACAGGAAAAAAGTTGGTCAAAATTGCTGCTTGCAGTGCTTGTTGAGGGGCCAAGATAGCTTTTGGTTTAGCTGTCTGAAGATAGTTTTAATTGTGCAACTTGCAGCAAAATGGATCATACAAtgagttttattttttgagtAATTTTTTAAATATAGGCTTTGGACTCTACAATTTCTTATAATTTCTTTAGTGGAGAAGGGTAGATGGCAGGGCCCATTATCCACCAAGTGTCGAACCGTGGGCCAATGTTCCTCGGGAATTTCTCGTTTATAAAAGAAGAAATCTTATGATGTGATCAAATGGTAACTGCCAAAAGATTTCTTGGATAACCTCAAATAACGTCCAATTGACATgacattaataatatttttttatcaagAATTCTGAAATACTTAAATATCTATGGTTTTCGAAGCCATGCAAACATAGCTGGTAACTGAATTATTTATTCGAGATTCACGGATAGGTTGAAGAGGTAACACATTTCCAAGGTTGAACTTCACGAACTTTGGTGTCACATATCATTTATGGGTTTGAGGCTTTTGAGCTAGTTGTGATGTACTGCATATAAAGAGGGGAAACTTTAATGAGTCACCCAATAAATTTTGATAAGGAACAATTACCTTTTCAATTTCTCAAAAGCATTTTGATTTCTCTTGGAGTTAATGTAAATTTAAGcttcttttgttgaatttttcttGGCTCCTGGTGCATTAAGATCATGCTCATTTTAAGCTGTTGTATCCCAGCAAGCTAGATTAAGATAAATGCTCGAAATTTTGTTGCATTCCTTCCTGACACTTCATTCCCTCTTCCCAAGTGATACTGGAGAGAATTTCTCCAAAATATGTTTAACATGCAGCCGGCTATAATTCATGTCATGATTCTGACTCGCCTCAAATTATCCTGCGTATGAACTTTCTAGAGCAAATTCTCTGTTCATGGTTTCATGTTTCTTTGATGCATAAGTTAAGTTAATATCAGATATGATGGTTATTCTTGTTCCCTCTCACGCTGTCACTGTGCTTGAATTTTTCTCTGGCCATTCGTATGAACTATAGAAATAGAATGATATAATACTTTAGCTGTTGCTTATTTCATGCTAACTTTTATGTCCTGTAGTTTGTTTTAACTGCAACAGGCTCAGAAGCCGACAAAATTGTTGCCTTGCCTAGAAGAAAGTGGAGGGGTGCTGGATTGGGAAGGGTACCAATATTTTTCATTGCCGATTACGTGTCGTAAGCTTTCTGGGCTTTCCCTTTTGgatgtttttataatttttttaagtcTTGGACAAAATATATGCTATTGGATATCATTATTGAATTTGGGTATTTTCTTATCATCGTCATTGTTTGAAGGTGTTTCATGAGGAGCCATAATCCACTTCTCTACTTCTCATATATGGGCCATTCTTGATTTGCTTCTTTCTGTCTTCTGTGCTTCTGTGAAGAAGTAAATAAAAATTGCTGAGAAATgagaagaaaattaaaaaagCTTAGAGTAAATGGAAAACGGATGTTCTAGGAAGAGCATGAGGGATTTACTCTTCTTATTATTTCCACTTTAAGAATATCTTTTGGCTTCTCTTTATCTTCATTTCATTATGTTCTAATTTGCATTTTCTTACCATTGTGCCCCATGCTTACATTTTTACTCATCACTTCCTCAATTGTATTTTCAATATATACTCCATCCTACTTTCAGTATCATACTTCGAGTAGGCACAAGTTCTAAGAGTACATTGAAAATATAATGTACTTGTCAATAGGGATATACCGAAAGTACTAAGTAGTCTATAATGTTACTATGCCTAAAAGTTGTGTCACTTTTCCTACatttttgtaattatattttagtCTTCTACAATTGCAATGTTTTTCACagaacattttattttatttttaaagcaTTAAAGTAGAATCTTCTTGATGCTTCCATTCTGTCCCCTGATTGGTAAAGCACCTCATTCTACTGCGCTTCTTAAAGCAATGCCACTCAATATAGAAAGTCTCTCTAGATTAACTAAAGCAATCAGAGGAATATAATAATTTTCTTTTAGAATCTGCAACAGCAGATTTTTATGACCCAAATTGGAAGAGATCAACCATGAAAGCAAATGCTTctcaaaaatgagagaagaaaATACCAAGTAGTAGGATGAGACAATGGTTACTAGTGTTTGACCAGGATGCTCCCTCTTTTCCATAATGCTATTAACTTGATTATTTTCCATCTCTGAAGAATTAATCTGAAAGTGAATATTAGGACCTTCTTCCTCATGGGATTTGAGTAA includes these proteins:
- the LOC107779262 gene encoding protein EI24 homolog isoform X2, which codes for MGPLADTVRSKSKQALLLWVDGVRDACCLHRVIIYSLRSKQLAIRTGQCFLLNGFIFLGSIFVLKSVIIPALEWILPGHCPQINSPESCSFSSILEFYRFLRGGLVQLFNVFWFYPLYIFSLILSSIWYNDIAKHGFFALENYGARDTKLSDQKESQTLQSTVHREKSTDLEGFMISIAEQLYSVLLLTFFFVEVYVTGLIPYIGKALNFMLLSWMYAYYCFEYKWNLSGLSLDKRLDFFESNWAFFAGFGNPCVLAIFLFSPLVSYGVMAILFPLAQKPTKLLPCLEESGGVLDWEGYQYFSLPITCRCES
- the LOC107779262 gene encoding protein EI24 homolog isoform X1, giving the protein MGPLADTVRSKSKQALLLWVDGVRDACCLHRVIIYSLRSKQLAIRTGQCFLLNGFIFLGSIFVLKSVIIPALEWILPGHCPQINSPESCSFSSILEFYRFLRGGLVQLFNVFWFYPLYIFSLILSSIWYNDIAKHGFFALENYGARDTKLSDQKESQTLQSTVHREKSTDLEGFMISIAEQLYSVLLLTFFFVEVYVTGLIPYIGKALNFMLLSWMYAYYCFEYKWNLSGLSLDKRLDFFESNWAFFAGFGNPCVLAIFLFSPLVSYGVMAILFPLFVLTATGSEADKIVALPRRKWRGAGLGRVPIFFIADYVSMRVLKLFSLKSRPQMKENKAL